In a genomic window of Clostridiales bacterium:
- a CDS encoding pyridoxamine 5'-phosphate oxidase family protein encodes MSMFQEVLKIIEERCGKGKDNIISLATIGIGEDGKPRPYVREVDGFYEDGAFYVTTSASSAKMRQISQNPEVAFAASNQWFYGHGIGENLGWVLDPKNSELRAKLRAAFAAWYEHANDENHKDCVILAIRITSATVIQDFGAIRYRIDFLAQTATQEK; translated from the coding sequence ATGAGCATGTTCCAAGAGGTGTTAAAAATTATTGAGGAAAGGTGCGGCAAAGGGAAAGACAACATTATCTCGCTTGCGACTATCGGGATAGGCGAGGACGGCAAGCCCCGCCCTTATGTTCGCGAGGTGGACGGGTTTTATGAAGACGGCGCGTTTTATGTTACCACTTCGGCAAGCTCGGCCAAGATGCGCCAAATATCCCAAAACCCTGAAGTCGCGTTCGCGGCCAGCAACCAATGGTTTTATGGGCACGGAATCGGCGAAAATTTGGGCTGGGTCCTAGACCCCAAAAATTCCGAACTAAGGGCCAAACTTCGCGCTGCGTTTGCCGCTTGGTATGAACACGCCAACGATGAAAACCACAAAGACTGCGTCATCTTGGCGATCCGCATCACTAGCGCCACCGTAATCCAAGACTTTGGCGCCATCCGCTACCGCATAGACTTCCTTGCCCAAACCGCCACACAAGAAAAATAA